A region from the Variovorax sp. RKNM96 genome encodes:
- a CDS encoding endonuclease V — MSEPLIVCLDVDYRADTAVAAGLWFRGWMAEREETQAVAGFREVAEYQPGEFYRRELPCLLGVLRKGPLADIVIVDGYVSLEPGHAGLGAHLHEALDRKVPVVGVAKTAYRSASDVVEVLRGQSTSPLFVTAIGVELAAAAAEVKRMHGEYRVPTLLRAVDQLARHSAMPDPIGSSD, encoded by the coding sequence ATGAGCGAGCCGCTCATCGTCTGCCTCGACGTCGACTACCGCGCCGACACGGCCGTGGCCGCGGGCCTCTGGTTTCGTGGGTGGATGGCGGAGCGCGAAGAGACGCAGGCTGTCGCGGGCTTTCGCGAGGTGGCGGAATACCAGCCGGGCGAGTTCTATCGCCGCGAGCTGCCGTGCCTGCTCGGCGTGCTGCGCAAAGGGCCGCTGGCGGACATCGTCATCGTCGATGGATACGTGTCGCTGGAGCCGGGTCACGCGGGCCTGGGCGCGCATCTGCATGAGGCGCTCGATCGCAAGGTGCCCGTGGTCGGCGTTGCCAAAACGGCCTACCGCAGTGCGAGCGATGTGGTCGAGGTGCTGCGCGGCCAGAGCACGTCGCCGCTGTTCGTGACGGCCATCGGCGTCGAACTTGCCGCTGCGGCTGCCGAGGTGAAGCGCATGCATGGCGAGTACCGCGTGCCGACCCTGCTGCGCGCGGTCGACCAGCTGGCGCGCCATTCGGCCATGCCGGACCCCATCGGGTCGAGCGACTAG
- a CDS encoding 2'-5' RNA ligase family protein has protein sequence MPHTLFLAIFPSAEDAASIAALGAQLDDRHSLKGTLSEAHRLHVTLHDLGGYETVPRKKVQAALEAAASTAPPAFDVAFDHAMTYANSKAFVLCGEEGTTALADFRQRLGEALADAGLKPDRSFTPHMTVAYTRRKIEKHAIDPVRWTAGSFALIDSHVGEGVHEVLGRWPA, from the coding sequence TTGCCGCACACGCTCTTCCTCGCGATCTTTCCGAGTGCCGAAGATGCCGCATCCATCGCCGCGCTCGGCGCGCAACTCGACGACCGGCATTCGCTGAAAGGAACATTGAGCGAGGCGCATCGCCTGCATGTCACGCTGCACGATCTCGGCGGCTACGAGACGGTGCCGCGCAAGAAGGTGCAGGCGGCACTCGAAGCGGCCGCTTCCACGGCGCCGCCTGCGTTCGATGTCGCCTTCGACCACGCCATGACTTATGCGAACAGCAAGGCCTTCGTGCTGTGCGGCGAAGAGGGCACCACCGCGCTCGCGGACTTCAGGCAGCGCCTGGGCGAAGCGCTGGCCGATGCGGGGCTCAAGCCCGATCGCAGCTTCACGCCGCACATGACCGTCGCATACACGCGGCGCAAGATCGAGAAGCATGCGATCGATCCGGTGCGCTGGACGGCGGGCTCCTTCGCACTCATCGACAGCCATGTCGGGGAGGGCGTGCACGAAGTGCTCGGACGGTGGCCTGCATGA
- the argE gene encoding acetylornithine deacetylase yields MNTPELLRILVGFDTTSHRSNLDLIRWVAAYLEDHGVEARLIPSDDGAKANLLATIGPAVAGGIVLSGHTDVVPVDGQAWDSDPFALVEREGRFHGRGAADMKGFIAACLAAVPSWRRLDLRRPIHLALSYDEEIGCFGVPRLIADMRANVPPPALAIIGEPTQMRVGLAHRGVFCHRVTFCGVPAHSSNPALGVSAIEPAALLIARLASFGRTLIAQGNRTTLNVGSIRGGTAINIVPGCCEVQWEFRPPDEASAAAVKGELGRLLADVSPDVAVELTQLAEIPALSAEDGGLAARVARNLGALWPPGDIPFGTEAGFFQQAGIPSLVCGPGAIAQAHQPNEWIAASELDAADLFMAGVGAWAREAPPALERLRSDDSRKPG; encoded by the coding sequence ATGAACACGCCCGAACTCCTGCGCATCCTGGTCGGGTTCGACACGACTTCCCACCGGTCCAATCTCGATCTCATCCGCTGGGTGGCCGCGTACCTGGAAGACCATGGCGTCGAGGCACGGCTGATCCCCAGCGACGACGGCGCGAAGGCCAACCTGCTGGCCACCATCGGGCCGGCCGTGGCGGGCGGCATCGTCCTGTCCGGGCACACCGACGTGGTTCCGGTCGACGGCCAGGCCTGGGATTCGGACCCTTTCGCGCTCGTCGAACGCGAGGGCCGGTTTCATGGGCGGGGCGCGGCCGACATGAAGGGCTTCATCGCGGCCTGCCTCGCCGCGGTGCCGTCGTGGCGCCGCCTGGATCTGCGCCGCCCGATCCACCTTGCGCTGTCCTACGACGAAGAGATCGGATGCTTCGGCGTACCGCGCCTGATCGCCGACATGCGTGCCAATGTTCCGCCGCCGGCACTCGCCATCATCGGCGAGCCCACGCAGATGCGCGTCGGGCTCGCCCATCGGGGCGTCTTCTGCCATCGCGTCACCTTCTGTGGCGTGCCCGCCCATTCGAGCAATCCGGCGCTTGGCGTCAGCGCGATCGAGCCGGCCGCCTTGCTCATCGCGCGGCTGGCCAGCTTCGGGCGCACGCTGATCGCGCAGGGCAATCGCACCACCCTCAATGTCGGCAGCATCCGTGGCGGAACGGCGATCAACATCGTCCCCGGATGCTGCGAAGTGCAATGGGAATTCCGGCCGCCCGACGAGGCCAGTGCTGCCGCAGTGAAGGGCGAGCTCGGCCGATTGCTCGCGGACGTGTCCCCCGACGTGGCCGTCGAGCTGACGCAGCTGGCCGAGATCCCGGCGCTCTCTGCCGAAGACGGCGGCCTTGCGGCGCGCGTGGCGAGGAACCTGGGCGCACTGTGGCCGCCGGGCGATATCCCGTTCGGCACCGAGGCCGGTTTCTTCCAGCAGGCCGGCATCCCCTCGCTGGTCTGCGGGCCGGGCGCGATTGCCCAGGCTCATCAACCCAACGAGTGGATCGCCGCCAGCGAACTCGATGCCGCCGACCTTTTCATGGCCGGCGTTGGAGCGTGGGCGAGAGAAGCACCGCCGGCATTGGAGAGGCTGAGGTCGGACGATTCTCGAAAGCCAGGCTGA
- a CDS encoding DMT family transporter, with translation MRGSLRALWANPVWLLWVPPAFWAGNLVLGRALGPVFPPVSLAVGRWVVALAALAPFVGMQAWRERALLARHWRLIAACGAFGIAGYNALGYLALQTVPATSVAFLNSTLPLVVPLAAVVLGVERITWKALVGIAISFVGVTWIVARGELASLLALHLGGGELLVLLAVSNYAVYSVLLRRKPAAISPLVFLAATMAAGLVVLMPFWAFELVVRGARIPTDAASVGAVLYIGIFASLFAFILWGRCVATLGATVTGVSFHLVALFTALLAFVVLREPVKSFHIAGIVLILLGFFVTTFRPARRRTTTATDPAAS, from the coding sequence ATGCGCGGGTCGCTGCGAGCCCTTTGGGCAAACCCAGTCTGGCTGCTCTGGGTGCCGCCGGCCTTCTGGGCCGGCAACCTCGTGCTGGGCCGCGCACTCGGCCCGGTGTTTCCGCCGGTGTCCCTCGCGGTCGGCCGCTGGGTCGTGGCGCTCGCGGCGTTGGCGCCGTTCGTCGGAATGCAGGCATGGCGGGAGCGGGCGCTGCTGGCGCGCCACTGGCGGTTGATCGCGGCCTGCGGCGCCTTCGGCATCGCCGGCTACAACGCGCTGGGCTACCTGGCCCTGCAGACGGTGCCCGCCACCAGCGTTGCCTTTCTCAACTCGACGCTGCCGCTCGTGGTCCCGCTCGCCGCGGTGGTCCTCGGGGTCGAGCGCATCACGTGGAAAGCGCTGGTGGGCATCGCCATCTCGTTCGTCGGCGTGACCTGGATCGTGGCGCGCGGCGAGCTCGCCAGCCTCCTCGCGCTGCACCTGGGCGGCGGCGAGCTGCTGGTGCTGTTGGCCGTCTCCAACTACGCCGTGTATTCGGTGCTCCTGCGGCGCAAGCCCGCGGCGATCAGTCCGCTGGTGTTCCTGGCGGCGACCATGGCCGCGGGGCTCGTGGTGCTGATGCCGTTCTGGGCATTCGAGCTTGTCGTGCGCGGCGCGCGCATTCCGACGGATGCCGCTTCGGTGGGCGCCGTCCTCTACATCGGCATCTTCGCTTCGCTGTTCGCGTTCATCCTGTGGGGCCGCTGCGTGGCGACGTTGGGGGCGACGGTGACCGGCGTGTCTTTTCACCTGGTCGCGCTGTTCACCGCGCTCCTGGCCTTCGTGGTTCTGCGAGAGCCCGTGAAGAGCTTCCACATCGCCGGCATCGTGCTCATCCTGCTCGGCTTCTTCGTCACGACCTTCCGACCGGCAAGGCGCCGCACGACAACGGCAACCGATCCGGCTGCCTCCTGA
- a CDS encoding alanyl-tRNA editing protein yields MTRLFCQDNPEILRLDAQVLKSRPGAVLLSGHPFYPGGGGQLPDRGIVRWQGGEAPVAGFSEEGGLVWVQVPGDTEITGEVQAEVEPVFRQLMRELHTDLHVLNALVFRDFDGALVTGVQMNDDGTARIDFDLPGADNDRLRALEAELNDVIAQDLRVETTYVSVTAAHGEQGLLRSRSVAPPPSPDGLVRIVEIAGLDRQACGGTHLQSTGASRPVRILKIENKGRSNRRIRIGLQGL; encoded by the coding sequence ATGACACGACTCTTCTGCCAGGACAACCCCGAAATCCTGAGGCTGGACGCCCAGGTCCTGAAATCGCGGCCCGGTGCCGTGCTTCTTTCCGGGCATCCCTTCTATCCCGGCGGAGGCGGGCAATTGCCGGACCGGGGCATCGTGCGATGGCAGGGCGGCGAAGCACCCGTCGCCGGTTTTTCCGAAGAGGGCGGCCTCGTGTGGGTCCAGGTCCCGGGCGACACCGAGATCACAGGTGAAGTGCAAGCGGAGGTCGAGCCGGTCTTCCGCCAACTCATGCGGGAGCTTCACACAGACCTGCATGTGCTGAACGCGCTGGTCTTCAGGGACTTCGACGGCGCCCTCGTGACCGGCGTGCAGATGAACGACGACGGCACGGCACGCATCGACTTCGACCTGCCCGGTGCCGACAACGATCGCCTGCGGGCACTCGAAGCCGAACTGAACGACGTGATCGCCCAGGACCTGCGCGTCGAGACGACCTACGTTTCGGTCACAGCCGCACATGGCGAGCAAGGGCTGCTGCGCTCCCGCTCGGTGGCGCCGCCGCCTTCGCCGGACGGCCTGGTGCGCATCGTCGAGATCGCGGGGCTCGACCGACAGGCATGCGGCGGAACGCACCTGCAGTCGACCGGCGCTTCGCGCCCGGTGCGGATTCTCAAGATCGAGAACAAGGGCCGCTCCAACCGCCGCATCCGCATCGGGCTGCAGGGACTGTGA
- a CDS encoding AraC family transcriptional regulator produces the protein MARSDPRNSSRYWHAPGVAGMDMLHADFTTHDYAPHVHDSLVVAVTEVGGSEFRSRGRTDLAHAEALLVFNPGEPHSGRMGGSERWRYRSFYLAAPGIANVLASLGIDQPRHFTSNVLRDPDLIARFLALHRALDGEPDPLLHQELLVRSFGALFAGHARAGQRIPVAPSDARVLAPVLGLMRDCHAERLTLEQMGRAADLTTFQLIDVFNRSIGLTPHAYLTQLRLRAAIRQLDAGQCVADAALASGFYDQSALNKHFKRAFGMTPLQYVRAQGR, from the coding sequence TTGGCCCGCTCCGATCCTCGCAACAGCTCGCGCTACTGGCACGCACCCGGCGTGGCCGGCATGGACATGCTCCATGCCGATTTCACGACGCACGACTACGCGCCTCACGTCCACGATTCGCTCGTGGTCGCGGTCACCGAGGTGGGCGGTTCGGAGTTCAGGAGCCGGGGCCGAACGGACCTTGCCCACGCCGAGGCGCTCCTGGTCTTCAACCCCGGCGAGCCGCACTCGGGCCGCATGGGCGGCAGCGAGCGCTGGCGCTATCGCAGTTTCTACCTGGCCGCGCCGGGCATCGCGAATGTCCTGGCGTCGCTGGGCATCGACCAGCCGCGGCATTTCACGTCGAACGTCTTGCGCGATCCGGACCTCATCGCACGCTTCCTGGCGCTGCATCGCGCACTGGACGGCGAGCCCGATCCGCTGCTGCACCAGGAGTTGCTCGTGCGCAGCTTCGGTGCCCTGTTCGCAGGCCATGCGCGGGCAGGGCAGCGCATTCCGGTCGCGCCTTCGGATGCGCGCGTGCTGGCGCCCGTGCTGGGGCTCATGCGGGATTGCCACGCGGAGCGCCTGACCCTCGAGCAGATGGGCCGGGCCGCCGACCTCACGACGTTCCAGTTGATCGACGTGTTCAACCGTTCGATCGGGCTGACCCCGCACGCCTACCTGACCCAGCTGCGCCTGCGCGCCGCGATCCGGCAGCTCGATGCGGGCCAGTGCGTGGCCGATGCCGCGCTCGCGTCGGGCTTCTACGACCAGAGCGCGCTGAACAAGCACTTCAAGCGCGCCTTCGGCATGACGCCGCTCCAGTACGTGCGCGCGCAGGGGCGCTGA
- a CDS encoding LysR family transcriptional regulator encodes MSITIKQLQHFVATAHTGQVSRAAQRCYVSQPSLTTSLRNLEAALKVQLFTRHSDGLRLTVHGEGFLRHAQHILRTLEVAVEESHGSASSVEGRVRIAITDTVSEYMLPKIIGAMRRQLPLIEFEPVERNREEIEAGLRSGEFDLAVVLVSNLSQAPDIRRENLLKSQRRLWTSLDHPLATGQSVSLREIAQLPFVLLDMDEHVETVGRYWGAAKLEPKVVFRTKSIEAVRSLVAQNVGVTILSDLVFRPWSHDGGRIRRTAMAGAVPSMDLGLAYRRSGVLSEAVAACASTLRLLAKTVTRESDLRAGDGP; translated from the coding sequence ATGTCGATCACGATCAAGCAGCTGCAGCACTTCGTCGCCACGGCCCACACGGGGCAGGTCTCGCGCGCGGCGCAGCGCTGCTATGTGAGCCAGCCCTCGTTGACGACCTCGCTGCGCAATCTCGAGGCCGCGCTGAAGGTCCAGCTGTTCACGCGGCACTCCGACGGGCTGCGGCTCACGGTGCACGGCGAAGGCTTTCTGCGCCACGCGCAGCACATCCTGCGCACGCTGGAAGTGGCGGTGGAGGAGAGCCACGGCTCGGCGTCTTCCGTCGAGGGGCGTGTGCGGATCGCCATCACGGACACGGTGTCCGAATACATGCTGCCGAAGATCATCGGCGCCATGCGCCGGCAGTTGCCGCTGATCGAGTTCGAGCCGGTCGAACGCAACCGCGAGGAGATCGAGGCGGGGCTGCGCAGCGGCGAGTTCGACCTGGCCGTGGTGCTCGTCTCGAACCTCTCGCAGGCGCCCGACATCCGGCGCGAGAACCTGCTGAAGTCGCAGCGTCGCCTGTGGACCTCCCTCGACCATCCATTGGCCACCGGGCAGTCGGTGTCGTTGCGCGAGATCGCGCAACTTCCCTTCGTGCTGCTCGACATGGACGAACACGTGGAGACCGTGGGCCGCTACTGGGGCGCGGCGAAGCTCGAGCCCAAGGTGGTGTTCCGGACCAAGTCGATCGAGGCCGTGCGCAGCCTGGTCGCGCAGAACGTCGGCGTGACGATCCTGTCGGACCTGGTGTTTCGCCCGTGGTCGCACGACGGCGGACGCATTCGCCGCACGGCGATGGCGGGCGCGGTGCCGTCGATGGACCTGGGGCTGGCTTACCGGCGCAGCGGCGTGCTGTCGGAGGCGGTCGCTGCGTGTGCGAGCACCTTGCGGCTGCTGGCCAAGACGGTGACGCGGGAGTCGGATCTGCGAGCCGGCGACGGCCCATGA
- a CDS encoding TIGR00366 family protein, whose product MPSTSKTAPGPGRDALLPSPAQAGHAGPGLLSRLGLRFTAWAERWFPDAYVFAAIAAAVVAVAALLNGSSPLVVAKSFGDGFWSLIVFTMQMALVAIGGYVVATSPPAARFIGRLAAVPVSGRQAIAYVAAISMILSLFNWGISLIFSALYVRALARRTELRMDYRAAGAAAYLGLGATWALGMSSSAAQLQANAASLPKSILDITGVIPFSQTIFLWQSMVMALVLITVSVAIALWSAPTAERAVTAQDLGIDLAEAKAASDETAAQRPGEWLERSPLLTLLLCALGFGWLAQEFMAKSPLIAIAGLNTYNLLFLMIGMLLHWRPRSFLDAVSRSVPSTAGVIIQFPLYGAIAAMLTAAKGDGGHTLSDRIAHLFVSISSVDSFAVVMGAYSAILGFFIPSGGGKWIIEAPYVMQAANELKVHLGWAVQVYNAAEALPNLINPFWMLPLLGVLSLKARDIVGFTFLQLLVHAPLVLFMLWFLGRTLSYVAPVMP is encoded by the coding sequence ATGCCTTCGACATCAAAGACAGCCCCCGGTCCCGGGCGAGACGCCCTCCTCCCTTCCCCGGCGCAGGCCGGCCATGCGGGTCCCGGCCTCCTGAGCCGCCTGGGCCTGCGCTTCACCGCCTGGGCCGAGCGCTGGTTTCCCGATGCCTACGTGTTCGCCGCCATCGCGGCGGCGGTGGTCGCGGTCGCGGCATTGCTCAATGGATCGAGCCCGCTGGTCGTGGCCAAGTCCTTCGGCGACGGCTTCTGGAGCCTGATCGTCTTCACGATGCAGATGGCGCTGGTCGCGATCGGCGGCTACGTGGTGGCGACCTCGCCGCCGGCCGCGCGCTTCATCGGCCGGCTGGCGGCGGTGCCCGTGTCGGGACGCCAGGCCATCGCCTATGTGGCGGCGATCAGCATGATCCTGTCGCTCTTCAACTGGGGCATCTCGCTGATCTTCAGCGCGCTCTACGTGCGCGCCCTGGCGCGCCGGACCGAACTGCGCATGGACTACCGCGCCGCCGGTGCGGCGGCCTATCTCGGGCTGGGTGCGACCTGGGCGCTCGGCATGAGCTCCTCGGCGGCGCAACTGCAGGCGAACGCCGCCAGCCTGCCCAAGAGCATTCTCGACATCACCGGCGTGATCCCGTTCAGCCAGACCATCTTCCTGTGGCAGTCGATGGTCATGGCGCTGGTGCTGATCACCGTCTCGGTCGCGATCGCGCTCTGGTCCGCGCCCACGGCCGAGCGCGCGGTCACGGCGCAGGACCTCGGCATCGACCTGGCTGAAGCCAAGGCGGCTTCCGACGAAACCGCCGCGCAGCGCCCCGGCGAATGGCTCGAGCGCAGCCCGCTGCTCACCCTGCTGCTGTGCGCCCTCGGCTTCGGCTGGCTCGCGCAGGAGTTCATGGCCAAGAGCCCGCTGATCGCGATCGCGGGGCTCAACACCTACAACCTGCTGTTCCTGATGATCGGCATGCTGCTGCACTGGCGCCCGCGCAGCTTTCTCGATGCCGTCTCGCGCTCGGTGCCCTCGACCGCGGGCGTGATCATCCAGTTTCCGCTCTACGGCGCCATCGCTGCCATGCTGACCGCCGCCAAGGGCGATGGCGGCCACACGCTGTCGGACCGCATCGCGCACCTGTTCGTGAGCATCTCCAGCGTCGACAGCTTCGCGGTGGTGATGGGCGCGTACTCCGCCATCCTGGGCTTCTTCATTCCCTCGGGCGGCGGCAAGTGGATCATCGAGGCGCCCTACGTCATGCAGGCGGCCAACGAGCTGAAGGTCCATCTCGGATGGGCCGTGCAGGTCTACAACGCGGCCGAGGCGCTGCCCAACCTGATCAACCCGTTCTGGATGCTGCCGCTGCTGGGCGTGCTCTCGCTGAAGGCGCGCGACATCGTCGGCTTCACTTTCCTGCAGTTGCTGGTCCACGCGCCGCTGGTGCTCTTCATGCTCTGGTTCCTGGGCCGCACGCTCAGCTACGTTGCGCCCGTGATGCCGTGA
- a CDS encoding molybdopterin-dependent oxidoreductase, translating into MDAATTEIKRGYCTLCRSRCGTLNEVRGDMLVSVRPDAAHPTGQAMCMKGKAAPELVHSPHRVLHPMRRTRPKGDPDPGWVRIGWEEALAETSQRLGAIRAESGAESVVFAVTTPSGTPLSDSIDWIERFVRLFGSPNICYATEVCNWHKDFAHAFTFGCGMPPADYAQAELIVLWGHNPTNTWLAQANAIAKGRAKGARLIVVDPRPTALARQADVWLPVRPGTDAALALGMIRLLIEDNRFDEAFVRDWTNAPLLVRDDNGHLLRERDLRPDAEGDRFMVWSDAHQGAVPYDTARDAQAQGSAHFRLRGAIEVTAENGHHLSCRPAFDVLAQACAVWTPQEVERITGVPEAPLRAAAELFGGGHRTAYHAWTGIGQHTNATQSERAVATLYALCGSFDRIGGNRVRTGPRVNAVNALSLLPDAQRAKALGLKERPIGPPAHGWVTARDTYRAIVDGEPYKVRAMMAFGTNLPVSQADTALAQQALSQLEFHVHCDLFETPAARYADILLPIDTPWEREGLRVGFEIDDRAAGWVQLRQRMVAPRGESRSDNEVLFDLARRLGMGDEFFGGSLEVGWNHILEPLGLTVAQLRDRPEGVACDIDAGERKYARATPTGVRGFDTPTRRVELYSETLLRHGQPPVATFVEPADTPRDARATGHGRFPYVLSSAKNGLYCHSQHRSLPSLRRRAPEPVAELSPALAKTKDIVGGDWLRIRTRVGEARFVARITPGLADDLVVAEFGWWQGCSELDRDGLPLDGALGSNFNALISADHCDPVSGSVPHRSFLCDIERDPATALRQRSWTGTRRFRIDELRPEAEGVLGIRFAPIDDAPLPDYRPGQHVELKLDLGDGTPVSRAYSLTGAAEQRDRHGYTIAVRHQRGRAADGTPYQGRMSGHLHRDLKLGDTLELRAPSGGFVIPRRSPQPLVLFAGGIGITPFISLLESLPDGADSPVIRLYYANQNSATHAFRERIAHHRARLPRLQVIDHYNAPLPEDRLDIDYQSDQYIDASVVDDALIAQRARFYLCGPPAMMDSVITGLVARGVPRFDIFSEVFRSPAAPPVDGPQQFDVRFARSGRGPVTWTPRQGTLLSFGESLGLQMPSGCRVGQCESCAVRLIAGKVSHLHGREPEDPAVCLTCQAVPLEDLVLDA; encoded by the coding sequence ATGGACGCGGCCACCACGGAAATCAAGCGCGGCTACTGCACGCTCTGCCGTTCGCGCTGCGGCACGCTCAACGAGGTGCGCGGCGACATGCTGGTGTCGGTGCGCCCCGACGCGGCGCATCCGACCGGCCAGGCGATGTGCATGAAGGGCAAGGCCGCGCCTGAGCTGGTGCACAGCCCGCATCGCGTGCTGCATCCCATGCGCCGCACGCGGCCCAAGGGCGATCCGGATCCGGGCTGGGTGCGCATCGGCTGGGAAGAGGCACTGGCCGAGACCTCGCAGCGCCTGGGGGCCATCAGGGCCGAGAGCGGCGCCGAATCGGTGGTGTTCGCGGTCACCACGCCGAGCGGCACCCCGCTGAGCGACAGCATCGACTGGATCGAGCGCTTCGTGCGCCTCTTCGGCAGTCCCAACATCTGCTATGCGACCGAGGTCTGCAACTGGCACAAGGACTTCGCCCACGCCTTCACCTTCGGCTGCGGCATGCCGCCGGCCGACTACGCCCAGGCCGAGCTGATCGTGCTGTGGGGCCACAACCCCACGAACACCTGGCTGGCCCAGGCCAACGCCATTGCGAAGGGCCGCGCGAAAGGCGCGCGGCTGATCGTGGTCGATCCGCGTCCCACGGCGCTGGCGCGCCAGGCCGACGTGTGGCTGCCGGTGCGGCCCGGCACCGATGCGGCGCTCGCGCTCGGGATGATCCGCCTGCTGATCGAGGACAACCGCTTCGACGAGGCCTTCGTGCGCGACTGGACCAACGCGCCGCTGCTGGTGCGCGACGACAACGGGCATCTGCTGCGCGAGCGCGACCTGCGGCCCGATGCCGAGGGCGACCGCTTCATGGTGTGGAGCGATGCGCACCAGGGGGCGGTGCCTTACGACACTGCTCGGGACGCACAAGCTCAAGGCTCGGCCCATTTCCGCCTGCGCGGTGCGATCGAGGTGACGGCGGAGAACGGCCACCACCTCTCGTGTCGCCCGGCCTTCGATGTGCTGGCGCAGGCCTGCGCCGTCTGGACGCCGCAGGAGGTGGAACGCATCACCGGCGTGCCCGAAGCCCCGCTGCGCGCCGCGGCCGAGCTGTTCGGTGGCGGGCACCGCACGGCCTATCACGCCTGGACCGGCATCGGCCAGCACACCAACGCAACCCAGTCGGAGCGCGCGGTCGCCACGCTGTACGCGCTGTGCGGCAGCTTCGATCGCATCGGCGGCAACCGCGTGCGCACCGGCCCGCGCGTCAACGCGGTCAATGCGCTCTCGCTGCTGCCCGACGCGCAGCGCGCGAAGGCGCTCGGGTTGAAGGAACGGCCGATCGGCCCGCCCGCCCACGGCTGGGTGACCGCGCGCGACACCTATCGCGCGATCGTCGACGGCGAACCGTACAAGGTGCGCGCGATGATGGCCTTCGGCACCAACCTGCCGGTTTCGCAGGCCGACACCGCGCTCGCGCAGCAGGCGCTGTCGCAGCTCGAATTCCACGTGCATTGCGACCTGTTCGAAACGCCGGCCGCGCGCTACGCCGACATCCTGCTGCCGATCGACACCCCCTGGGAGCGCGAGGGCCTGCGCGTCGGCTTCGAGATCGACGATCGCGCGGCCGGCTGGGTGCAGTTGCGCCAGCGCATGGTGGCCCCGCGCGGGGAATCGCGTTCCGACAACGAGGTGCTGTTCGATCTCGCCCGCCGGCTCGGCATGGGCGACGAATTCTTCGGCGGCAGCCTGGAGGTCGGGTGGAACCACATCCTCGAGCCGCTGGGTCTCACGGTGGCGCAACTGCGCGACCGGCCCGAAGGCGTGGCCTGCGACATCGACGCGGGCGAGCGGAAATACGCGCGCGCCACGCCCACCGGCGTGCGAGGCTTCGACACGCCCACGCGCCGCGTCGAGCTCTATTCCGAAACCCTGCTGCGCCACGGCCAGCCGCCCGTGGCGACTTTCGTCGAGCCCGCCGACACGCCGCGCGACGCCAGGGCGACCGGACACGGCCGTTTCCCCTATGTGCTGAGCTCGGCCAAGAACGGCCTCTACTGCCACAGCCAGCATCGCAGCCTGCCCTCGCTGCGCCGGCGCGCCCCCGAGCCAGTGGCCGAACTGAGCCCCGCCCTCGCGAAGACCAAGGACATCGTCGGCGGCGACTGGCTGCGCATCCGCACGCGCGTGGGCGAGGCCCGCTTCGTCGCGCGCATCACGCCCGGCCTGGCGGACGATCTCGTCGTGGCCGAGTTCGGCTGGTGGCAGGGTTGCAGCGAACTGGACCGCGACGGCCTGCCGCTGGACGGTGCGCTGGGCAGCAATTTCAATGCGCTGATCTCGGCCGACCATTGCGACCCGGTCAGCGGTTCGGTGCCGCACCGCTCCTTTCTCTGCGACATCGAACGCGATCCCGCCACGGCGCTGCGACAGCGCTCATGGACGGGCACGCGCCGCTTTCGAATCGACGAACTGCGGCCCGAGGCCGAGGGCGTGCTGGGCATTCGTTTCGCGCCGATCGACGACGCGCCCCTGCCCGACTACCGGCCCGGCCAGCATGTCGAACTCAAGCTCGACCTTGGCGATGGCACGCCGGTCTCGCGCGCCTACTCGCTCACTGGCGCGGCCGAGCAGCGGGATCGGCACGGCTACACCATCGCAGTGCGGCACCAGCGAGGCCGTGCGGCCGACGGCACGCCGTACCAGGGGCGCATGTCGGGCCATCTGCACCGCGACCTGAAGCTCGGCGACACGCTCGAACTGCGGGCGCCGTCCGGCGGCTTCGTGATTCCCCGCCGCTCGCCCCAGCCGCTGGTCCTGTTCGCGGGCGGCATCGGCATCACGCCGTTCATCAGCCTGCTCGAGTCGCTGCCCGATGGCGCGGACAGCCCCGTCATCCGGCTCTACTACGCCAACCAGAACAGCGCGACACACGCCTTTCGCGAACGCATCGCGCACCACCGCGCACGTCTGCCCCGGTTGCAGGTGATCGACCACTACAACGCGCCGCTGCCCGAAGACCGCCTCGACATCGACTACCAGTCGGACCAGTACATCGATGCGAGCGTGGTGGACGACGCGCTGATCGCGCAACGGGCCCGCTTCTACCTGTGCGGCCCGCCCGCCATGATGGACAGCGTCATCACGGGACTGGTGGCGCGCGGCGTTCCGCGCTTCGATATCTTCAGCGAGGTGTTCCGCTCGCCCGCCGCGCCGCCGGTGGACGGTCCTCAGCAGTTCGACGTCCGCTTCGCGCGCTCGGGCCGCGGGCCGGTCACGTGGACGCCCAGGCAGGGCACGCTGCTGAGCTTCGGCGAATCGCTCGGCCTGCAGATGCCGAGCGGCTGCCGCGTGGGGCAGTGCGAAAGCTGCGCCGTGCGCCTGATCGCCGGCAAGGTGTCCCATCTGCACGGCCGTGAACCCGAAGACCCTGCCGTGTGCCTGACATGCCAGGCCGTGCCGCTCGAAGACCTCGTGCTCGATGCATGA